The nucleotide window CTTTTTTTCGCTGTAATAATCGGATAACTTTCCAGAAAGCATCATAGAAACTGATAATGTGGCAAAATAAATTGTAAACGGCCAGACATAGTCTTTCATGTCACCAATACTGGCAATAATACTGGGCATGGCTGTACTGGTGATGGTACCGTTTAAGGAGAATATAAACACCGCTACCATCAACCCAACAATGATCATCTTGATGTTCTGGAGGAATTCTTCACTTTTATTCTGTATTTTGGTCATAGGTTATCATCATCCGATATCATTATATCAAGACTCGATATCTGAATATCGGTAGTCGATATGGTTTTTGTGGTATAAGTAGTTTGTGGTTAAATAATTTTAAAATCATTATTCCTTTGATATAATACAAAGAAAAAACCAGTCTGATTTTTTTACAGTCTTAAAGTTTTTTTCAGTCTGATATATTCATAAATTATAACTTTTAATTTTAACAGATATTAGAATAGTTTTAGATAATCTAGTATAGAAGGAGGTTTTAAATGTCTAATGAAAATCCGCCCAACGTAGGGGAGGACTATATCCGTTTTCACAAGGTTATGACTCGTGGCCTGGCTTTGTCCATTCAGAATGTTGATAGTTTTTTAAATAGCGGTGAATTAGAAACACAACATCGTGATGGTTTCCTTAAATATGTTCAGACCTTTTCATCAGTCCTTAATGGACATCATCTGGTTGAAGATGAGAAGATATTCCCTTACTTCATGGACAAATTACCTGAAGTACCATACCAACGATTGATATCGGAACACAATATATTTAAAAGCGGATTGCAGGAAATAAACAGCGGGCTTGACAGTTTAAAGGTAGAAAATGACGAAATGAAGTCACTCCAACTTCTAAAATCAGGTTTAGGTAAAATAGATCAAAAATGGCACGAACATATACAGATTGAGAATACGCAGTTATACGGGCGAGTAGGAAGTTTGAAAATTGACTCTGAAGAGATGATGAGAATACAAAAGGAGTTTGTAGAGTTTTTTCAGGAGTACGCTGGTCCTGAATATTTGTTGGGACCCTTTGTGTTATACAACTTATCTCCTGAAGACCGTGCCATAGCAGCCCAAGGATTACCGGAGATAGTAACAAAACAACTTATACCCATTGAATGGAAAGGCAAATGGGCACCAATGCAGCCATTTCTACTTGAATAAGGTAATATTAGTTTATTTAATGTTAGAGATCGACGTTTTCACGACTACAATTAAAAAAAAAAGAATAAATGATAAAATTACCATTTCCATAAAAAGCCCTTTGCAATTAAGTGTGTTGATCTTTTAAAAAAACAAAATTAAATTTCAATTAAGCTTTTTTCATCAAACCACATACTACCTTCGGTAGGATTTTTAACTAGATACATCTTGGTATACCATGATCCATCAGTTGTAGGAGGAGTTATGGTCATTTTTTGTTCAAAGTAAACCTTATGTGGATGTATTCGTTCCTTCTTATCAACCACAACACCTTCAAATCCTAATTTTACATTTTTTACTTTTTTACCTACGCTTATCAATTAAATCCCTCTAAATTTACTTAATTTCAAACGGTTTATCTGGTGAGAGATGCAAATTTCCCCATCGATTAAGGGTTCCCAATCAATGAAAGTTTTAACTTAACACCTAAACGTTTTACATGAGTATAGTCATCGATTGACAAATAATCATCGACAATTTTAGAATATTCCTATACTCACAAATACCATATAATATATGGCAAATTCTATAAAAACGCATTTAAATAATCTATACACTTAGATTAAAACCAAATATCCAAATTTTTATAGAAATTCTCCTTATTTAATTGAAATAACCTTTTCCATATTTAATATTTGTGATCTGTTGAATTAAAAAAAGTTACAATTTTTGTCAGTTAGACATGTTTTTGCAATTCGTATTCTACTTAAAAAATAAATATTCACTAATGCATTTATCCATACATAATAAAAAAAAAACAACGAATTCGTGGAAATGGAAGAAAAAACATACCAGAGAACTGGACTTTCAGAATATAATTGAGGAGTATCCTGACCTTATAACAGGGAACAGATAAATGGAGGGAACCCCCAAAGATGACTGCACAAAGGCAGTGCAATGAATCTCCCGCATATGGCGTGGGATCATTACTTGGACCAACTTTGGTAATCTCCTTAATCCACATCTGATTAACTAATCACATATTAATCCATATTCCAGAGTTCTAGAGCTATTCTTAAAAGATAATTGGCACGTTTCGTAATTCCTTCTTTATTCCACGTATCAAAAGTTGATAAATAAGCATTCAATCTTAATCCACTTTCTTTAAAACCATTTTCCATAGTATTCTTTTCTTTGAAAGTTCTGTTTGAATATTCAGGATTATAACCAGTTAAAGTTAGATTACCAATAGTTTCAAGATATTTTTTATGTAATAATTCCCAATTTTCGCCTAAATCATTTTTCCAGTCGTTAGTCAAAGTTTGAGGCATAATATGTTCAATTTGGAGTGTTGAAGGGTCCACTAACTCTTTATTGTCTGGATATTTCTCAATTTCTTCTAATACATACCGTATTGTTTTTTTAGGCATTACACCATCTTTAAAACATTTTTTAAATTCTTCTGAATCCGGCATTCTACGAGAACCTTTGGCATTCTTAAACATATCTTTTAGGGATTTGCTTACATTTTCAGGATCCAGCGAACTGTATATAGTCGGTAAATATTGGTTAAGCGCATTAACCGGAATTTTACAGACAGCTCTCCTCAAAACGTAAGTTTCGATAGATTTCAAACAATCTAAGAACACTTCAGTGTCTATTTTACCTTTTTCGCCAGGTTCCTTTGCATAATCATTGTATAATGCTAATAATAATGGATAAGGAGTAGTAACTTCTAATCGCTTAAATTTTTCAAAATAAGACCTAATATTCTCGTTGCTTTCATTTTTTGGGTTTAAAAATTTGGAATAATAACCAGCATATCTATGGAGATCTT belongs to uncultured Methanobacterium sp. and includes:
- a CDS encoding hemerythrin domain-containing protein codes for the protein MSNENPPNVGEDYIRFHKVMTRGLALSIQNVDSFLNSGELETQHRDGFLKYVQTFSSVLNGHHLVEDEKIFPYFMDKLPEVPYQRLISEHNIFKSGLQEINSGLDSLKVENDEMKSLQLLKSGLGKIDQKWHEHIQIENTQLYGRVGSLKIDSEEMMRIQKEFVEFFQEYAGPEYLLGPFVLYNLSPEDRAIAAQGLPEIVTKQLIPIEWKGKWAPMQPFLLE